The genomic window TCCGTGCCATAAGATGCAGCACCCATAAGCTTCCGATGGCTGACCAGGTTGGATGGGCAATATCATTCAAGCAGTCCATGACGATGGCCCGCCGAATATCGATCGTGGGGCCGTGTCCGTGTGTTAAAAGCTCACGAAACTTCTTTATAGCAGCCTCCTGCAGGAGGGGATGAGCCACTGGCGAGTGCGGGCCAAAACAGGATGATTCCTTGATTAGTCGCGTACACAGCTCGTAGGGAGGTGGGTCTGGAATCGTGCGGTGCTCGCGGGTCTTCTCCATGAGCTGCTGAAGAATacccagcaacagcagccgcaTCGGTTCTGTAAAGGAATCGGCAGGGACTGTGTTGAGCTTCTCGCAGAGATGTAGCAGCACGTCGTACGGTAACAGGTGCGTGTACCGAGTAGACATGAGAATCAAGGCATCTGATATCCGGGTGTCTTGTGTGGTCGTGACAGTGTGCCACCAGGTGTCCGTATGCTCGTTGCTGTAAGTGCGTGATACCACGAGGAAGCCGATGATGTTATGACTTTCGGCTGCAATCTCTGGGTGGCATGTTGGCCCTAGTAGGTACTTAACCAAGCCAGTTTGAAGGAGGTACTCCCCGTAAAAACGCATCGTTGTCATGTTTGGCGTCTCTCCTTGCTCGTGATATTTCTTGTACATGCCGATCAAGTCGTTGCACATGTGATGGGCAGCCATGACGCGGAGTTGCATTTGGCCGGATTTGATAAGCCTGACAAAGATATTGAACTTCCAGAGGTGCGCTATGGCTTCAGGCAGGTGCGAGGTGGCAAGCATCGGGTGTGTTCGTCGGAAATTGGCAATGATCTCGTGAGGAACAACATCGTCGACGTGAAGAGCAATCTGGTAGATCTCTGTGAGAGCCGCGAGGAGAGTGGCAGCATTTTCGGGCGAGAAGTGATTCGGTCCCTTGTCCACAAAGGTGGACAGAGATGTTGACATGTGAAGAAAGAAGTGGTAGCCGCGAGCAATGAGGGCTCTGGCACGATGAGCCGCCTGCGGGCTATCGTGACTGTGCACGAAGAAACAGCGGCCCAGGACGGCCGTGGCGAGCGAGCTCAGATTGGTGACATGATCCGCAAGCTTCGGGTATTGGGGGATGAGCTCTACCTCCGCCTTGGCCAGGTTCAACACATGGGTGAGAGTGCCGCCCGGTGTTGTGTTGTAGCTCTGGAAGCAGCCAATGACCTGCTGCAGTTCGGTGTAAAACTCGTCCTCGGCGCGCTGATAATTCTCTTGTCCTCTTTTCCGTACCAGTGCTGCAAGGGCGGATACGTAGGCTGGTGTGATGGGCTCACGGAGCCGAATTCCTTGCTCGTCCGCCACGATCTTCTCGAAGTCATAAGCATCCTTCTTGACGAAGAAGGCGGTCAACTTGGCGAACCACTTGTAGAACTGAAAGATTTCGGCTCGAAATTCCTTTTGCGGCGGGTAAACACGGCCTACCATGACGCAGACAATGTCAGGCAAGTTCAGCCACAGATCCAGATGTTGAAGGAACGATATCACAAATCTCTTGTGCGAGGAGTTCTCTGCAAAGACCAAATAGTCTTCAATGAACTCCTGGAGCTTTTGGGCTATTTGGATGTCTGGCAATGGTGTTTAGTACTTGACTTGAAGCCAACTGCTGTGCTCGGTAAGACTTACGATTTGCAAAGTAGTTCGTGGCTTTGGTCACCGCATCTAGCCACGAATCATGGTCTTCGCGACAAGGGAAATTCAAAGTGGGATCTTGGTATGAATCGACGCCGATGGGGTCTTGCTCGTTTCCATCCAGAATGGCGATAGAcccgccatcctcaaaatcatcgtcctcatctGGTGGTATCGCTATCACCTCAACTGGCGGACTGCTGTGTcccgacgccgacgacacCGGGGTATCCTGCGCAGCATCCTCCTGGGCCATGTCAAGCTCCGAATCCTCAATGCTCAGCTTGACGACATTGGTGGGCGAGGCAGGGGTGGCTGCCCTGAAGGATGGTGATAACGGGGAGTCTGGAGAAGCTCCGGGTAGACGCGAAGGAGTCCTCACGTTGATTGTGACGTGCCTAGATGTCAATGCTGAAGGAGGCTCGGcatcgaggtcgaggggCTTCTGCTCGGGGGTGGTAGGTATTGTGGAAATGGTAGGGTCAGAGTCGACCTTCATGGCCGAGTCACTCTTCAGAGCAGCTGCCGGGACCTCACCGGCAGcaggcgagggcggagacgATATTATCGTATCTACCGACCGGCTTCGGGAAACACTGTTGAGAGAGGTACGGCGACGTTTCCGTGACGAGATATCGCTGTCGTCGAAGGGATTGGGGCGGGTCGAGCAGGGCTCAGAAGAGACGGCACGATCTCGCGAGTCTTCTGGTTGCAGAGCTCCAGCCATCTGGCTTGTGCAAAGTAAATACCTGGTAAagctgctgcttgggctCCACTACGGAGGGAGCTGCGCTCGAGGAGACCCGGCGGCAGCTGTTCAGGGCTTGACGTGTTAGCATGTGGTGGTTTGCTAGGTGGGGGCGGGCGGATCGCTCTATGTGTGCTatatgtggtggtgttggtggtggtgggtgcaCGGGCAATTAGggagcagaagaaaaagaaaaccagaGCTTCCAAAGAGCGGAAGCTCTGAGATGGCTTTGGTGGCGGTAAGCGAACGTGAGCAGGCCAGGGCAGATATGCCTTGAGCCAAGCAGAACCTTGTCTGAAGCTCAAACAATTCAGCAAAAAAGGGCTTGTTTGTCTGGCTTTCACGGCCAACTTAACCGCGTTGCAGAAAAGCGTGCCgatttttttggtggtgctggaagGTAggtgtgggggagggggggttgagctTTGGGGGAGGTCTGATGTAAGTGGTAAACGGGACCTGGACTGTGAAGCGACAAGCGAGCGGGAGACCCTCGGTGGAGAGCTGGCTAGGCTACAGGGCTAGCGCCGAACAGGCAGACAGGCGGGCTGGGACTGACGGAGCAGCAGAGCACCTAGCCAGCATGGAAAACTGAGCGCAAAGACAAGACGGGACTCACCTTGATTCCAGTCAGGACCTGAcgaatgatgatgatggatggccGGAGTACATGtgtgagggagagagagctaTGGCCAGATGAACGGGAGCTGATCGGATGCTGTACTGGACAATCTggacgatgccgatgctCGATGGATGAGGGATGGCGAGACTGGCCCGTGGGTACTCTTCCAGTCTTTCTTTTGCAAGAGTGAATCGAAGTTATCGGATGTGGGGCAGCGAACCTACACTAAGCGGACCTGGGGGACAAGGCGGGGCAGAGTGGGGCAGACCTCTGTATTTAGTGACGGCTTCGAGAAAGACGCAGCCTTCTTTTTTCAGCTGTTCTTCAACTGGGATGCAGATCTATACCAGGCAGGTAAAAGAGCTTCCATGTATGATTATTGTTGAGGGTTTGAGAGCAATGGGAGGCTGCTACGAGCTGCTCTTCTCCCAGCTGGTACTTGAGAAGCTAGGTAGCTTTCCGCGCCAAATGGAAGCATCCACAGCCCCGGCACTCCAGCTGTTTGTGCGTACGTCATCAACTCCACGGTGCTGGAAGAACACTTAGCTACGGCTTTTTATCAACCATTCGTATCGAAGAGGTCAGTTATTATGCTGTGCTcgttattttctttttatttctttttttgcctttttgTCTTCGAGATCTTCAGCTGCCTATCTATTAAATCATTCCGACACGCACACGCGTACCTAGATACGTAGTATCTTGTAGGGTTGCATTCTGGAAGAGAAGGCTCGGGATCTTCTTTGTCAACAGCTGTCTTTCATCTTTGTTGCCCTGCCACTCATCCGTGCCCCATTCAAGTCCTTCTCGGATCTTGCAGACGAGGGCTCAAATGACTGCTTGACTGAGATTGACACATGCAAGAATCCGTTGAGGGAGTACCAAACCCAGCATGCAGCCCCCTCTGTGAGATGCTTCCGAGTTCAAgtgacaacctggaagataTCTGCCAAGCAAATCAGCTTGAGAATTGTGGGCCGCCGCCGTTCGCTGACACCTGCTGGCTCGGCCCGGCTCGTTGGAACCAAAGTTTCATTCtgtctccgccgccgccgccgccaaaaaaaaaaagtaaactCAATTCAGGATACGCCAAGACATCGAAATACTGTAGAGGTACCTACTGCGTAAACCGAGAAACTCTgactccttttttttttctttttccccaGTATCTCCTTCTGCAAGATACCAGTATCAAAGCCAACCAAACAATGGAACGCAAAAGAATTGTCCACACGTTGGACACCCCATTTTCTGTCGTCGAGTGGTATGGAATGGCCCATGAGTTCTTTGTCACAACCCGACCTGTATGCTGACCGGTACCACCACAGGCCACAAATAAgtcaagaagaccaagatGTGATTTTGGAGCTCCTCTGCCAGTGCGTTGTTTCTCTCGTACCCATGACTCTAGATGTCTCATTTCAAGTCTCTGACTAACCTCGCCTTCAGTTTGCTTTCGCCTCTTGGGACTCATCGAAGATTATTCGTCACGCCATCAAAAGGCATGAGAGATCGAAAACGCAAGCGTGCCCAAGATGAAGACCCTGTTCCCCCAACTCCGGAGCTTGCTGGATACGTAGACGTGGGCCTGTCTCATATCTCCAGGACTCTCCAAACCATGTCTGGCAAGGACGCGAAGCCGTACAGCGTCGTCTTCGTGGCCCGGTCTGGTCAGTCGTCCGCGTTTCACTGCCATTTTCCTCAGATGGTTGCGCTCGCTTCTCGGTCTCAGCCGCCAGAAAAGGCTGTCAGGTTGGTTGGTATCTCCAAGGCATGTGAGGACAAACTGAGCGCAGCCCTGGGCATCCCTCGAGTTTCCAGCATAGCTCTGCGAGAAGATGCTCCGCAGGCCAAAGGTCTTGTGGACTTTGTGCGAGAGCACGTCAAGCCAGTTGAGGTTGCATGGCTCAAAGAGGCCCGAGCAGGCCAATATCTCGACACCAAAATCGACGCCGTGCCTACCAAGAT from Podospora pseudoanserina strain CBS 124.78 chromosome 7 map unlocalized CBS124.78p_7.2, whole genome shotgun sequence includes these protein-coding regions:
- the POP3 gene encoding RNase P and RNase MRP subunit (COG:S; EggNog:ENOG503P6KZ); its protein translation is MERKRIVHTLDTPFSVVEWPQISQEDQDVILELLCHLLSPLGTHRRLFVTPSKGMRDRKRKRAQDEDPVPPTPELAGYVDVGLSHISRTLQTMSGKDAKPYSVVFVARSGQSSAFHCHFPQMVALASRSQPPEKAVRLVGISKACEDKLSAALGIPRVSSIALREDAPQAKGLVDFVREHVKPVEVAWLKEARAGQYLDTKIDAVPTKIGVKKKA